ATATCCTCAGTTGTATTACACCAATTGGTTATCAGGCATGCGAGCGAAATTAGGGATTTTTAATGAAGAAGAGCAAGATGCAACATTGATTGAAGAACTGCTAACATTAATGGAAAAGAATGATGCCGATTTTACGAACACATTCCGTGCTTTAACTTTTAATAAGTGTGAGGAAACGGCTCTATTTGATAGTACAGAATTTAAAAATTGGTATGAGCAGTGGCAAGCAAGACGTGAAAGACAAGAGGAAACAGAAGCGAACTCACAACAATTAATGCGAAATAGCAATCCAGCAATTATTCCTCGAAACCACAGAGTAGAAGAGGCGTTAGAAGCTGCTGTTACGCACGGTAATTATCAAGTGATGGACGAGCTATTACAGGCTCTTTCACAGCCATACGCCCATTTAGCTAATCAAGAAGAGTATGCCACGCTACCAGCACCAACAAGCTGTCCGTATCAAACGTTCTGTGGCACATAAAACATAGCTTTAAAACGAAGGAATTAATTTCCTTCGTTTTTTTATTGAAGTAAAAGGAAAGCGGTAACAGCACAAAACCTTTAAGCATACGTTATGTATGAATAACAGAAAAGGAGACTGTGCAACGTGCATCAATATTCTAAAGGTTGGTTTGTAAAGGAGCTACGTGCAAAGGGAATATTAGTACATCCTCAATTAAAGAGCCATCTAGGGCTTTTTAAAGAATCTGAACTACGCAATTTATATTACCGCTATGTTGACAAGCAACCAATCGATACGGAGAAATAATAGGTTGGTTTAAATAAAGGGGAACCACTAGTTTATAGGAAAATAACGAAACACCAGATTGATGGACAAAAGATATTGTCGATGAATCTGGTTTTTTATTGATTCGTTTAATAAAAGCGGTAGCAAAATTGCATTACAATTGCCATTGCAATCATATCCGACATTTCGAGTACCTCTGCTTCGATCTGATCAAAAACTTGCACATCTGCTTGATAGTCTTTTTGAATCATAGTAACAGCTTCTTTTTTCGTTAAAGCTAAATGGCTATAAAACATTTGCTGTACAGCTTCTTTACTCAAATAAGGATTAATCGTACATAAAAATATAGCGATATCATCGGCATTACGATACCATTCTTTTTCTTTTGCTGCTGCTGTTGTCGCATCGCCTTTATTTGCTGCCGTAACGATCTGCGCTGCAATAAGTAGATGCTCTTTAATAAGCTCGGCGTACCGATCAGCTACTTGATCTCCATAGAATGGACGAAGACAATTTCCTAAATCCGTCGCATTGCGTAATAGACGCGTTTGCACAAATGGTAAATCTGGCAAACCAAAGACAATGCTAATAATGGTCATTCTCGTCCAATTGACATGCTCCATCCACAACAGTCGATTCATCGCTAAATAATCAGATTCGGCTTTACTGATGCACTTTCGATTATCGCGCTGCGGTTGTAAAAAGTGCCGGATAGGGGCTGTATACTGCTTGTATGGGGCAGTATAGATGGCGCTTAATGAATTGCTATTATATTCATTTGAATACGGAAACAATGCACGTTCACTCCCTCAAGTATACATTCTATTGTAGAATACTCGACAAGATCTTTCAGTGTGCATGAATGCAGAGCGTCCATTATTCTTCATACAACATTTTCTTTGTCATACCCCCATCGACGGTAAGATTAATACCTGTAACAAATCGATTTTCGGGATTTGTTAAATACAGACATGCTTGTGCAATATCTTCTGGCACGCCAACACGTCCTGATAAATGTTGTGCATGATCGATTGAACGTAGCTGTTCATAATCCCCCGTTTCAATCCAACCAGGCGATATACAATTGACCGTAATCAGATCTTGTCCTAAAGAGCGTGCTAAAGCGTGTGTTAAAGCGACAATACCGCCCTTTGAAGCGGCATATGCTTCCGTATCGGGCTCAGACATAAAAGCCCGTGTAGAGGCTAAAGAAACAATCGAACCACCATTCTCATTCATCCGCATTATTTTAGCCGCCTCTCGTGAACAGAATAAAACACTCGTTAAATTCGTTTGTAAAATATCATGCCATTGTGCAAACGTAATATCATAAGGAGACAGATGTAGAAACTTTCCAGCATTATTAATTAAAATTGTAATCGTCCCGTAATGTTGAACCGTTTGCTGCATTAAAGAAATAATATCTTGTTCCTTTGTAACATCTGTCTCTACGAATAATGCCGAATAACCTTGCCCATGCATTTCTTGCTCCAGCTGTTTACCGAGCTCTACATTGACATCTGCAATGACAACCTTCGCACCACTTTTTGCATATGCTAGCACCACACCTTTTCCAATTCCTTGTGCACCACCGGTCACGACAACAACAGCGTTTTCAAACATACTCATTCCTCCAATTTTTACTTTTCATTATTTTAGCAAAAATAGGGCAGTGAACTATATTGAAATGTCATAAAGAAACATCTAGATTCATACAATAAATAGGTATATAATATTTTCAAGGCAAACCTTGCCTTCATAGTAAAAATAATGTTGACATTATGTTATAAACGACATATAATAAATATTGTCTTTCCTAAGAGAAAATTAAATTAGAAATTAGGAACATACATCATGTCTCAGTAGCTCAGCAGGATAGAGCAACGGCCTTCTAAGCCGTCGGTCGGGGGTTCGAATCCCTCCTGGGACGTCATAAGTAACTAGAGCAACTCAATAGTACCAACGGTTTGTAAGGCGTAGGTATTACTAAAGGTATTCGAACCTAACATAAAACTCCCCAAAAAATCGTTACAATCAACTTCCAATATTATTATTGGAGGTTTTTTGTTTTGACAAAGAAAAAAGGAATATTCGATGTTACTATCGCCGCTGATGTTTTAAAACCGAAAGAAGTAGCACTAGAACCGAAAGGAATGACTACGGAAAAGGCTCTTGAAAACATTGCTCGTCAAATGGAGCTGAATGGCTATCGTGAACGTACATTAAAAGATTACAAATTAATTTTTAATCAATTCGTTGAAGCAACTGGAATTAAATACGTTGAAGAAATTAATGTGAATACAATTTACACATGGCTAGAAAATATGAACGTAGGGGATTCTACAAAATTAACTCGATTAAAATGTTTGAAAGCAGTATTGGGGAAATGCCACAATAATGGTTGGTTGCCGAATAAGTTTTGGTTAAACATTCAAATCAAAGTCGATAAGAAAGTGAAGAAAGGTGCAACTTCAAACGATTTAAACGTTTTGCTTTCACTCTTGGATACGACAACATTTATTGGTTTACGAGATGCAGTGGCGATACTGACGATGTATAAAACAGGTGTCCGTATAAAAACATTGGGACTAATCGAAAGCAAATACATTGATTTTACTGATAAATCATTGATTCTGCCAGGAAGCATTATGAAAAATCATAATTTATTAAAACTGCCATTAGACGAACAATTGCTGAGAATGTACAAAATATTAATCATGCAAAATAATTTAATTCGCTCGCATTATGAAGTAGAAAATGATTTTTTGTTCATAACCAAAAAAGGCGAGAGTATAAATGGTAAATCAACCAATAATGCCATAAGCAAACAATTGAACAAATATTCCAAGCGTTATGATCTACCAAATATCAACGCTCACTCTATACGCCGAGCATATGCTAAAAATCTTTATGAAAAAGGTGTTCCAATTCCGATAATTAGCAAAGCATTAGGACACAGTGATCTAGCAGTTACTACTCAATATTTAGATATTGACGTTGAAGAAGTGGTCGATGCCTTGAGAAATTATTTATAATCGTTAAACGAACACTGCTCGTCATGAGTGGTGTTTTTATTTATACTTGAGGGGAAATTACCGATAATAAAAAACACCGCTAGCGGACAGCCAACGGTGTATAGTGTTTATTTAAACAGCTCTGTTCCATGCGGAATTTGCTTTATACAATCCTTTACATTTTTCACATCTTGGAGCACAAAATTGTGTGGTTTGTGTTAAATGATTGTAATTTCTTTTATTAACAATTCCATCACATTCAACATTACAACATTCAACTTGTACTATGGATTTTACGCCATCAAATTTTGAAATTATTGGATTTTCAAAACCACAAACTTTTAAATTGTGTAAAAGCGAATTTTCATTGTGGGGGTGAGACTTTGTTGCTCTTATCATTAGATTTTCTTGTTTTGCTCCGATTATGTCTGGTTCGTTAAAAACAAATTCTTTTGAACCGTTGATAAAAAATTTGATATTTTTCATTTTGCTATTTGTTTTAATTGATGTAGCGGCTGCTTCAACATTCAATCCAAAATGTTTACTCGCCTCAGCAGTTGTATAAAAAGGACCTTTTATTTTTTCTCCCACTTGGCCATAAATCATTGGCAATTCAAATTTTTCAATTCTGTTCATTATTTTCATCTCCGTTAAATTTAGATTTTACAATTACATTGTATTGAACAAAAATAAAATGTAAGGTAGCAAATGAAAATAATTTTAAAAATTGTGTTTCTTTATATATAAAAAAAACGCACCAGTTATTTAAAACTGGTGCGTTTAAAAACGATGACTAATTTAATATTGGAGAAATTTGAATAATGCCCGAAACAGTTTTTAAGTCTTCTTCAGGAAGTTTTTCAATCAATTCACTGTGCCTGAACGAGTTAGGTACTAATAATATTGCTTTTGACAGATCGAAATGAAACTCATCAGTTGGCATTCTCCACTCACGCTCATGTGTCCAATCAATAATTTTATTTTTATCGGATAAATTATAATCAACAATTCGCCACCATTCTTCTTGCGGAAGAATTTTTTTTGCTACTTCCTTTTCTTCATAAAGAACTGGTCTCCCGCCGTTTTGGAAAATGTAGGGCTTAGGAAAGGCTATGCCAAGATAAGTATAGCGTGTTTTACCACCAAGTTCTTCCCTGTAATCATTTTCATGAAGCACATTTTGAACAATTCCTGTAATAGGTGCATCTTGGAAACATACTGCTTTTCGATCTCCAGTTATAAAACCTGATTTTGTTGTACTACCATTAATTTTCCTCTCACTAACTATTTTTAATAATCGTTCTAAAGCATCTAAAACTTTTTTGCCATCACCATCAACTTCGGCTTTAGTTAAATGATAAACATGTGCACTTATATCAGTACGAGATTTTATTCTTTTTATCCATTTATCTTTAGTAAATGCCATATATATCACCCCAATTTACAGCATACGACATTGGCATTAACTTTCCAATAGAATAATAGGAATATTCATACATCACTAACACGCCTAGCGGATGGCTAAACGTGTTAGTGATGTATGAATGATAAAATATGGACCAATATATTTTCGCTAGGATGCTTATGCTTTATTATTTCTACTTTCAAGAGCTAATGTCAATGCAGTCAATAAACAACCGCTTACGATTACAAGTATTTCTTTTTTATTTTTGTCGAATTTATCGAGCATTTCTGCTTGTTCTTCAGTAACTTTTTTGGTTTCAGCATACCACTTTTCTAGCTCCTCGTCAGTGTAATTACCTGACGCAAGTTTATTTTCTACTATTTTACTAATCATATCCTTGTCTTGCTGTGCAAATTCAGTAAAACTTGCTTCGGATTTTTCAGTTGATTTTAATATGTCTCTAGCAAAGTCAGGCAAATCGCTAATTTTGTTCCCAATGTTACTTAGTAATGCTTTGGTGCCATTTCCGAATTTCGCTAATTTTCCGCCTTTTGCATTTATTATTTCGTATTCATTGTTATCTTCTTTATTCATTCCAGTTCACACTCCTATGTTATTATCTTACATACAGCATACGTCACTGGCATTGTTTTTCCAATAGAATGATAGTAACTTTCGTATACAAATAAAAACGTCACTGCGATTAAACAGTGACATTTAGTGACGTTATTGATCTTGTGATTCACTTCCAGTCAATACTAAGAAATCTACAACTTCAAATTCATCATAAAAAATTACCTGTCCGAATTTCTTCAATAACGGCATCTGGAATATCTCCGAAACGGTAAGCAATTCCTTTAGCAATTTCAATTGTTTTGTAAGGAATCATTTCTTCTGGCAGTTGAGCATAGAAGTTTTCAATTGCTTCAGTAACTAGTTTAACAATGAAACCTTTTGGGTTAAAATCATAATTAATGATATAATCCGTAGTTGTATAATATGGTTTATGAATTAAAATAACTGTGTTTTTAGAGTATTCTGCTGCAATACAGAAATCATCCCAACGGTCATTGACAATATAATTAAAAGCATCTTCGATTGTATCATTAAACTCTACATCATCTAGCTCAACGATAATATTGCCATTTTCA
The genomic region above belongs to Lysinibacillus sp. FSL W8-0992 and contains:
- a CDS encoding DUF2971 domain-containing protein: MAFTKDKWIKRIKSRTDISAHVYHLTKAEVDGDGKKVLDALERLLKIVSERKINGSTTKSGFITGDRKAVCFQDAPITGIVQNVLHENDYREELGGKTRYTYLGIAFPKPYIFQNGGRPVLYEEKEVAKKILPQEEWWRIVDYNLSDKNKIIDWTHEREWRMPTDEFHFDLSKAILLVPNSFRHSELIEKLPEEDLKTVSGIIQISPILN
- a CDS encoding tyrosine-type recombinase/integrase; amino-acid sequence: MTKKKGIFDVTIAADVLKPKEVALEPKGMTTEKALENIARQMELNGYRERTLKDYKLIFNQFVEATGIKYVEEINVNTIYTWLENMNVGDSTKLTRLKCLKAVLGKCHNNGWLPNKFWLNIQIKVDKKVKKGATSNDLNVLLSLLDTTTFIGLRDAVAILTMYKTGVRIKTLGLIESKYIDFTDKSLILPGSIMKNHNLLKLPLDEQLLRMYKILIMQNNLIRSHYEVENDFLFITKKGESINGKSTNNAISKQLNKYSKRYDLPNINAHSIRRAYAKNLYEKGVPIPIISKALGHSDLAVTTQYLDIDVEEVVDALRNYL
- a CDS encoding DUF2639 domain-containing protein translates to MHQYSKGWFVKELRAKGILVHPQLKSHLGLFKESELRNLYYRYVDKQPIDTEK
- a CDS encoding SDR family NAD(P)-dependent oxidoreductase — its product is MFENAVVVVTGGAQGIGKGVVLAYAKSGAKVVIADVNVELGKQLEQEMHGQGYSALFVETDVTKEQDIISLMQQTVQHYGTITILINNAGKFLHLSPYDITFAQWHDILQTNLTSVLFCSREAAKIMRMNENGGSIVSLASTRAFMSEPDTEAYAASKGGIVALTHALARSLGQDLITVNCISPGWIETGDYEQLRSIDHAQHLSGRVGVPEDIAQACLYLTNPENRFVTGINLTVDGGMTKKMLYEE